TTTCTGTCCGATTTTGGTCCAGGCGCCAAGGGAGTTGCCTGTCCCGTGCACATTTTCGTTCCTGAAATCGAGCAGGAGCTGCGCGTTGGAGGTTTCGTCGTAACGAACGCCGATACGAAGCACATTGGCCGGTTTTTCATCCAGCCGCACCATGAGGGTGTTGCTGAAGGGCGAGCCTTGCGATTGCGGGGTTTCGGTGCCGAGGGAGACCCTGTTGAAGACCCCGGTACCATAGAGATTGTCGATCGTCTTTTCAGCATCGGCGTAGCGGAAGGCTCTGTCGGTATCGATTGCAATCTCGCGCTTGATGGGCAACGGCTTGGTGATATGTTTGTCCTGCTCGACCTCAACCTGTTCGATTTTACCGGATGAGAGTTGTACGGCAAGAGTTGTGCCGTTCACCGAGCAGTTCTCGATCTGGACGAGGCTGTAGCCTTGCTGCCGGTAGAGGCGGATCAGCTTTTCAAGTGCGCTGGTCGCCACGGCGTTGGTGTAGAGCCGGTCGAGGATTGGCTCGAAGGCCTGGTCGATCTTTTTTTGTGAAACAGCATTCGAAGGGCCGCCGGTGAGTTCGACCCGCTCAAGCCGGGGGAGTGGTTCAAGTACGAAAGCGGCGGTTCCGGCTTTTTTATCGATTCTGGTCCAGGCACGGCTGAACAGACCGGTTTCCAGAAGTTCTTGCAGGATTTTTTTCGCGTGGGTTCCGCTGCGTACGATGGCGTTGGCCGTTCTGGCCTGTTCGAGATAGGCTGCCGTCGCCGGGATGCCTTCGATGGTTTTGCGATAGCCGGAGAGTGCGATGTCGTGCTTCGGCTCGACCTGGATGCTCCGTTTGATGACGGGGGCGAGCAGGCGGCCTTTGGCGTAGCCGGCGTCGATCAGTTCCGGGATGTCTGAGAAATCGGTCGCCTTGTGGTTTTCGAGGTCGGGCGCGATGACCAGGTCGGCCTGTTCGAGCTGCTGGGGGTACTGCACCTGGGTCAGAATGGTCATGGCCTGGTCGGCGGCCTTCCAGGGAACGTCGAGTTCGCTGCTGTCAGTGTACATCCTGCCGTGCGTGTCCACGGCGACCTTGTAGTCTGCCCCGGCGTTTTCAAGCTCATCAATGGGCAGGTTGGCCACCAGACCGCCGTCGGCAAGTCTCCGGCCGCCCCGCTCGATGGGCTGGTTAAGGATCGGCACCGTGCTGCTGGCCCGCATCGCTTCCGAGAGTGGCCCTGAGGTGAGCGTGACCCGGCGGCCGGAGAGCAGATCAGTCGTGACCGCTCTGAACGAAACCGGCAGATCGGAAAATGAGCTGCCGGTGTGGTACGGTGCGTTGAGCACCAGCAGGTCGATGGTTCGGGTGAAGGTTTGGGCCGCGCTCAGCGATTTGGGCACGACGAGCTTGAATTTTTCAAAACGGATGGCGATGGAGGCCCGGTCACGGATCGCTTTCTGTTCCAGATAGCTGTTGGTTCTGGGCGTTTCGCTATTGAGCGACGTCAGTTTTTCCCAGGGCAGGGCGTGGGCGAGCGAATCGAGCTCTGCGGCTGAGTAGCCTGAACTGTACAGTCCACCGACCAGCGCACCCATGCTGGTGCCGGCGATGCGGTCGATGGGCACCTGCGCCTCTTCCAATGCTTTGAGCACGCCGATCTGGGCAATGCCGTTGGCTCCTCCACCCGAGAGCGCGAGTCCGACGGTTTTGCGCAGGGGGCGCATGGCTGGTAATATTTCGTAACGCTGGCAGGGCGTGGCAAGCGTGTCGGGCCAGACGGTCACAGGCTCGGCGCTGGCGCGTCCGGCCGGGATGAGCTCGAGCACGATCGACAGCAGCAGGGCCAGCCCAATGAAAATCGGGCGTCTGCTCAAGCGCTTGTGCTGTTGATGATTGCAGTTCACAGGAGACTCCGGCAGCAGCCTGTTTTTGAGATGTCGTGGCGAGTTTATATCTTGAATTCCAAAGTAAACTCTTTAGTGGTAATAATAAAAATGGTCTGGTTCAAACGGGGGATACCCTCCATCAAGACAACGGACAAGCGCGACACCCCTGAAGGGTTGTGGTCCAAATGCGACGAATGCGGCGCTGCGTTGCACAAAAAACAGCTCGAAGATCACCTCTACACCTGCCCGGAGTGTGGTCATCACTTCCGAATCAGTCCTGATCTCTACTTCTCGTTCCTGTTCGACGATGGGGCGTGGGATGAATTCGACGGCCAGCTCAGAGCTGCCGATCCGCTTACCTTTGTCGATACGAAAAAGTATCCCGATCGCGTGCGCGACACGATGCAGAAATCGGGAAAGAGCGAAGCGTGCCGGAACGCTACCGGTTCGATGGGTGGTTCCGCTGCGGTTATTTCCGCGATGGATTTCGGTTTCATCGGCGGCTCGATGGGCTCGGTGGTAGGTGAAAAGATTTCGCGGGCGGCTGACAAGAGCGTCGAATTGAACGCACCGCTCATATTGATTTCTCAATCCGGCGGCGCACGCATGATGGAGGGCGCGTTCAGCCTCATGCAGATGGCCAAGACCTCAGCCCGTCTGACGCGACTCGGTGAACGGAACATTCCATTCATCTCGCTCATGACCGATCCGACGATGGGCGGCATCAGCGCTTCGTATGCCATGCTTGGCGATCTGAACATCAGCGAGCCGAAAGCGCTCATCGGCTTTGCCGGCCCGCGAGTTATCCGCGATACCATCAAGCGCGACCTGCCCGAAGGCTTCCAGCGCGCCGAGTTTCTCAAGGAGCACGGTTTCGTCGATATGATCGTTCACCGCAAGGACTTGCGCTTGCAGCTCATCAAGCTGTTCAAGCACCTGCGGGGGTAAACGGAGTGGTATCGGATAGTGTTCTTCAAGGGCGGTTTGTGAACCGCCCTTTTTTTTGTGGGCTGAGGAGGGAAATGGACTGAGTGGACAGTGAAAATGTATGATACTCGGGTATGTTCAGGGCATCCCGACTTGTCGGGATGTCCTTGCTATTGTCAACTATCCATTATCAACTCTCAACTGTTTTCCAGCCCATTGCCTTGCTGATGACCGGGAACTGTTCCATGAAAATCGATTTGATGGCTTCGGCGATGTCGCGGTGCTCTTTCTGGGTGGTCGGGTCGGTGCGGACGTCGAGGTAGTGAATCCAGCTTCGCACGGAACCTTTCATGTAGAGCCGGGTCTGCGTGCCGAGCGGCAGCAGCACGCGGGCGCTCTCCTTGGCAATGCCCTTCTCCAGCGCCTCTTCGTAGCTGTCGAATGCGAGCTTCGCAATCTTCTCCTGCGCTTCGTCGAACCATGCCACGGTTGCTTCGTCGAGATCGTCCAGCGAGTTCTGCCGGTTCTTCGTATCCTGCCGCCTCGGCTGGTACTTTTCGGTCGTCTGCGCTTTGGCATAGCGCTGCGAGAACTCCTGGAAGCAGAAGCTCCGGTGCCGGAGAATCTGCGGGGAGATGGCACGGGAGGTGGTGATTTCGACGGTCATGTCAACCATCTCGAACACGCTCCAGTGCTTCTTGTCAATGCAGTAGGAGAGCAGCTTCTCGTAGTCCGGCGTCTCCTGATGCGGGCTCGAAACCCTCGCGCAGTAGGCCATAAGGCCTTCGGGGGTAAGCTGGCGGTCGTCGATTTCGATGAGCGGATTGGTGACGGAAATGAGGCGTACCTGCATGGCTATTTGGCGGTCTTGAGTGGTGGTATGAAGCGTTCAATATACCAAAAGTCGGAGAGGCGACGGAGGTGCTGTTTTATTAATTTAAGGAAAGCGGAACCGGATTTCAGGAATTCTTGTTTCGTCTCTGTATTTTAGGTGATCTTTTGCAGGGCTTCGTTACGATCTGGCAAGGATTTCTGCGAAGCTGTAACACACGGGGGCCTTATCGCCGGTTTCCGCAAAAAAAGTTTGAAGCATATGGCTAACATCAATTTCGGTTTCAATCATCACGCCAAGAAGCTCTACTCCGGAGCGATTGAAAACAGCATCAACAACCAGCTCGTGCCGATGGTTATCGAGACCTCGGGACGCGGCGAGCGTGCGTTCGACATCTTTTCCCGCCTTCTGCGTGAGCGCATCATCTTCCTCGGTTCTCCCATTGACGAGCACGTTGCGGGGCTGATCATGGCGCAGCTCATCTTCCTCGAATCGGAAGACCCGGAGCGCGACATCTACATCTACGTCAACTCGCCCGGCGGAAGCGTATCGGCAGGTCTCGGCATCTACGACACGATGCAGTACATCCGTCCCGACATCTCGACGGTTTGCGTCGGCATGGCGGCCAGTATGGGCGCATTCCTGCTTGCCAGTGGAACGGCAGGCAAGCGCGCTTCGCTTCCGCACTCGCGCATCATGATTCACCAGCCTTCGGGCGGCGCGCAGGGTCAGGAGACCGACATTCTCATTCAGGCCCGCGAGATCGAGAAGATCCGCCACCTGCTCGAAGATCTGCTCGCCAAGCACACCGGCCAGAATGTCAAGACCATTCGCGAGGATTCCGAGCGCGACCGCTGGATGAACGCCACCGAGGCCAAGGAGTACGGACTGATCGACCAGATTTTCGAAAAACGTCCGGCTCCGGAAAACGCCGGCTGAACGGTTTTCTGATCAACATTTCGGGCGTCATCCTTTATCGAAGAGGGGTGGCGCCCGTCACCTTTAAATTCGCTTTGCACGATACTCATGAGTGACCATTCCGCTGCGCAGAATCTTGACAAAACCTATAACCACCACGAAGTAGAAGAGCGTTGGAGAAGCGCGCACTGGGAGGCGCTCGGCACTTTCCACGCCGAACACTCGCGGGTGCAGGAGGGGGCGACGCCCTACACGGTGCTGATGCCGCCGCCGAACGTGACCGGCAGCCTGACGCTGGGCCACGTGCTGAACCACACGCTTCAGGACATCTTCATCCGCTACGCCCGCATGGGCGGCAAGGAGGCGCTGTGGCTGCCCGGCACCGACCACGCTGGCATCGCGACGCAGACCGTGGTGGAGAAGAAGCTGCGCAAGGAGGGCGTCACGCGCCACGATCTCGGTCGGCGCGATTTTCTCGACAAGGTGTGGGAGTGGCGCGAGGAGTACGGCGGCCTGATTCTGCGCCAGCTCCGCAAGCTCGGCATTTCGTGCGACTGGCGGCGCAACCTCTTCACGATGGATGAGCGCGCCTCCGAAGCGGTCATCAATACTTTCGTGGCGCTCTACCGCGAAGGGCTGATCTACCGTGGCCGCCGCATCATCAACTGGTGCCCGGTGTCGCAGACGGCGTTGTCGGACGAAGAGGTCATCATGAAGTCGCGGCGCGACAAGCTGGTCTATGTGAGCTACCCGCTCGCCAAGGATCCGTCGCGCTCGATCACCATCGCCACGGTGCGTCCCGAGACGATCTTGGCCGACGTGGCCATCGCGGTCAATCCGAACGATGAGCGCTATGCCGATCTCATCGGCGAGCTGGTGGTTGTGCCGATTGCCGGACGCCACGTGCCGATCATTGCCGATGACTACGTCGATATCGAGTTCGGAACCGGCGCGCTGAAGATCACCCCGGCGCACGATCCGAACGACTACGAGGTGGCCAAGCGTCACAATCTGCCGGTCTTCTCGGTGATCGGCAAGGATGCCCGCATGACCGATGAGTGCGGCTATGCGGGGATGGATCGCTTCGAGGCCCGCGACAAGATCGTTGCCGATCTCGAAGAGCTGGGCCATCTGGTCAAATCGGAGGAGTACGAGCACAACGTGGGCTACTCCGAACGCGCCGACGTGGTTGTCGAACCGTACCTCTCCGAGCAGTGGTTCGTCAAGATGCAGCCGCTCGCCGAACCGGCGCTGAAGGCGGTCAACGACGGCGAAATCCGCTTCCATCCGGAGCACTGGATCAACACCTACCGCCACTGGATGGAGAATATTCAGGACTGGTGCATCTCCCGCCAGCTCTGGTGGGGCCACCGCATTCCGGCCTGGTACGACGATAAGGGCAACGTCTGGGTCGCCGCCTCCTACGACGAGGCGTGTCACCTCGCAGGCACCGACAAGCTCGTGCAGGAGGAGGATGTGCTCGACACCTGGTTCTCGTCCTGGCTCTGGCCGTTGACCACGCTCGGCTGGACGGGCCTGCACAGCGACAACGACGACCTCCGCGCCTTCTACCCAACCGACACGCTGGTGACCGGCCCGGACATCATCTTTTTCTGGGTGGCCCGCATGATTATGGCCGGGCTGCACTTCAAGGGCGACGTGCCGTTCCGCGACGTCTACTTCACCAGCATCATCCGCGACATGAAGGGGCGCAAGCTCTCCAAGTCGCTTGGCAACTCGCCCGACCCGCTCAAGGTGATCGACACCTACGGCACCGACGCCCTGCGCTTCACGATTGTCTATATCGCCCCTCTCGGCCAGGATGTGCTCTTTGGCGAGGAGAAGTGCGAGCTCGGCCGCAATTTCGCCACCAAAATCTGGAACGCCTCGCGCTTCGTCTTCATGCAGCGCGAAAAGCTTTTCGCCACCAGCGAAGAGTTCGTCGATGCCTTCACGAACTTCACGCCTCAGCGCGAGCTGATGTCCTCCGCCGGGCTCTGGCTGATGTCGCGCTACAACGCCATGCTCGAACGCTACCACCAGGCGATGGCGAACTTCAAGGTGAACGACATGGTGAAGATCGTGCACGAGTTCTTCTGGGGCGACTACTGCGACTGGTACGTCGAGGCGCTCAAAAGCGAGCTGGCGGGTGAAACCTCCGAAGAGCGTGGACGCCACGCGGTCTGCCTGGCGGTTTCAGTGCTCGAAGGAGTGCTCAAGGCGCTGCATCCGGTCATGCCATTCATCACC
This portion of the Chlorobaculum parvum NCIB 8327 genome encodes:
- a CDS encoding BamA/TamA family outer membrane protein, with the translated sequence MRPLRKTVGLALSGGGANGIAQIGVLKALEEAQVPIDRIAGTSMGALVGGLYSSGYSAAELDSLAHALPWEKLTSLNSETPRTNSYLEQKAIRDRASIAIRFEKFKLVVPKSLSAAQTFTRTIDLLVLNAPYHTGSSFSDLPVSFRAVTTDLLSGRRVTLTSGPLSEAMRASSTVPILNQPIERGGRRLADGGLVANLPIDELENAGADYKVAVDTHGRMYTDSSELDVPWKAADQAMTILTQVQYPQQLEQADLVIAPDLENHKATDFSDIPELIDAGYAKGRLLAPVIKRSIQVEPKHDIALSGYRKTIEGIPATAAYLEQARTANAIVRSGTHAKKILQELLETGLFSRAWTRIDKKAGTAAFVLEPLPRLERVELTGGPSNAVSQKKIDQAFEPILDRLYTNAVATSALEKLIRLYRQQGYSLVQIENCSVNGTTLAVQLSSGKIEQVEVEQDKHITKPLPIKREIAIDTDRAFRYADAEKTIDNLYGTGVFNRVSLGTETPQSQGSPFSNTLMVRLDEKPANVLRIGVRYDETSNAQLLLDFRNENVHGTGNSLGAWTKIGQKNNRLNLEYNQPRIGHTPLTMFTRLFFDQRDIDTRQLAFTEQQGLQATGEPRQLGIQRYGLTAAFGTRVSKNGRLTANVTLQNAQSYLRDNLSQSYETGNLNLLSFGGQFTFDNRDSSFLPSEGRYTNIRYCSTPAYLNNPEAFWQLDAQHEENLSIGSATTLQLSALAGISSKSIPLTEKFFLGGTGNAYSYRFIGLKDSDLIGENIAVLSAMLRYKSPVQLIFPTSFILVYNIGNVWEQRADMSLDELVQGAGAGLVWETPLGPAQFTVARPFAFENDEINDSARIDFSETLFYFSLGHDF
- the accD gene encoding acetyl-CoA carboxylase, carboxyltransferase subunit beta, with protein sequence MVWFKRGIPSIKTTDKRDTPEGLWSKCDECGAALHKKQLEDHLYTCPECGHHFRISPDLYFSFLFDDGAWDEFDGQLRAADPLTFVDTKKYPDRVRDTMQKSGKSEACRNATGSMGGSAAVISAMDFGFIGGSMGSVVGEKISRAADKSVELNAPLILISQSGGARMMEGAFSLMQMAKTSARLTRLGERNIPFISLMTDPTMGGISASYAMLGDLNISEPKALIGFAGPRVIRDTIKRDLPEGFQRAEFLKEHGFVDMIVHRKDLRLQLIKLFKHLRG
- the thyX gene encoding FAD-dependent thymidylate synthase, which encodes MQVRLISVTNPLIEIDDRQLTPEGLMAYCARVSSPHQETPDYEKLLSYCIDKKHWSVFEMVDMTVEITTSRAISPQILRHRSFCFQEFSQRYAKAQTTEKYQPRRQDTKNRQNSLDDLDEATVAWFDEAQEKIAKLAFDSYEEALEKGIAKESARVLLPLGTQTRLYMKGSVRSWIHYLDVRTDPTTQKEHRDIAEAIKSIFMEQFPVISKAMGWKTVES
- the clpP gene encoding ATP-dependent Clp endopeptidase proteolytic subunit ClpP, with amino-acid sequence MANINFGFNHHAKKLYSGAIENSINNQLVPMVIETSGRGERAFDIFSRLLRERIIFLGSPIDEHVAGLIMAQLIFLESEDPERDIYIYVNSPGGSVSAGLGIYDTMQYIRPDISTVCVGMAASMGAFLLASGTAGKRASLPHSRIMIHQPSGGAQGQETDILIQAREIEKIRHLLEDLLAKHTGQNVKTIREDSERDRWMNATEAKEYGLIDQIFEKRPAPENAG
- a CDS encoding valine--tRNA ligase, yielding MSDHSAAQNLDKTYNHHEVEERWRSAHWEALGTFHAEHSRVQEGATPYTVLMPPPNVTGSLTLGHVLNHTLQDIFIRYARMGGKEALWLPGTDHAGIATQTVVEKKLRKEGVTRHDLGRRDFLDKVWEWREEYGGLILRQLRKLGISCDWRRNLFTMDERASEAVINTFVALYREGLIYRGRRIINWCPVSQTALSDEEVIMKSRRDKLVYVSYPLAKDPSRSITIATVRPETILADVAIAVNPNDERYADLIGELVVVPIAGRHVPIIADDYVDIEFGTGALKITPAHDPNDYEVAKRHNLPVFSVIGKDARMTDECGYAGMDRFEARDKIVADLEELGHLVKSEEYEHNVGYSERADVVVEPYLSEQWFVKMQPLAEPALKAVNDGEIRFHPEHWINTYRHWMENIQDWCISRQLWWGHRIPAWYDDKGNVWVAASYDEACHLAGTDKLVQEEDVLDTWFSSWLWPLTTLGWTGLHSDNDDLRAFYPTDTLVTGPDIIFFWVARMIMAGLHFKGDVPFRDVYFTSIIRDMKGRKLSKSLGNSPDPLKVIDTYGTDALRFTIVYIAPLGQDVLFGEEKCELGRNFATKIWNASRFVFMQREKLFATSEEFVDAFTNFTPQRELMSSAGLWLMSRYNAMLERYHQAMANFKVNDMVKIVHEFFWGDYCDWYVEALKSELAGETSEERGRHAVCLAVSVLEGVLKALHPVMPFITDEIWHAIAPRGTEQTIARETMPKPDASWTAEDAAAFDLVRNMVSEIRSLRSAFNVPHDLRAQAVVRVASPEALAAFEAGRSIFPALTKCDVELGETVERPAHSAASVVDGNELFIRLEGLISFDKEKSRLQKEISKVTAYIGSLEKKLSNEKFVSNAPAEVVEKEREKLEESRTLVRKLQENLEVLSQ